One genomic window of Ruficoccus amylovorans includes the following:
- a CDS encoding S24/S26 family peptidase, with amino-acid sequence MPLMRYGLSICAVCALTLTGCVTDSGGQANQAPSSTVSPSSARSAAYKVERLGNGRMAAQGSGMSMAPLYGDNTVVVFDPIAFDDLQPGMVVLYEASDGRLLCHALSRKIGQTWEVEGINNPDIDPERVHADNLKGVVYATFHSWEAASTVNSR; translated from the coding sequence ATGCCTCTCATGCGTTACGGGCTCAGTATTTGTGCGGTTTGCGCGTTAACACTGACCGGCTGTGTGACGGACTCGGGCGGCCAGGCAAACCAGGCTCCAAGCTCCACCGTCAGCCCCAGCAGTGCCCGTTCCGCCGCCTACAAGGTGGAGCGTCTGGGCAACGGACGGATGGCCGCGCAGGGCTCCGGCATGTCGATGGCCCCCCTCTACGGTGACAACACCGTGGTCGTCTTCGATCCGATTGCCTTCGACGACCTCCAACCGGGCATGGTCGTGCTCTACGAGGCCAGTGACGGACGCCTGCTCTGCCACGCGCTTTCGCGCAAAATCGGGCAGACCTGGGAAGTCGAGGGTATCAACAACCCCGACATCGACCCGGAGCGCGTCCACGCCGATAATCTCAAGGGCGTCGTGTACGCGACCTTCCACAGTTGGGAAGCCGCCTCGACCGTCAACAGCCGTTAA
- a CDS encoding S24/S26 family peptidase yields the protein MKTKAPVTTSIFFALVALIAFAANSVRADVKLASSVAPSQAYSDALAVAAMNDNWTAIPADGKSMLPYYDSKSILMIDRASFSSLSAGMMVVYRDRNGDLVGHQLVRKTENGWIARGINNRGEDPELVTENNYRGVVFGVFHSNGKDNGTLAGKERVIGKSY from the coding sequence ATGAAAACGAAAGCACCTGTAACAACTTCGATTTTCTTCGCTCTGGTGGCCCTGATCGCCTTCGCCGCCAACTCCGTCCGCGCCGATGTAAAGCTCGCCTCCAGCGTCGCCCCCTCCCAGGCCTACTCCGACGCCTTGGCCGTCGCCGCCATGAATGACAACTGGACCGCCATCCCCGCCGACGGCAAGTCCATGCTCCCCTACTACGACAGCAAGAGCATCCTGATGATCGACCGCGCCTCCTTCAGCAGCCTGAGCGCCGGAATGATGGTCGTGTACCGCGACCGCAACGGCGATCTCGTCGGCCACCAGCTCGTTCGCAAGACCGAAAACGGCTGGATCGCCCGCGGCATCAACAACCGCGGCGAAGACCCCGAACTGGTCACCGAAAACAACTACCGCGGCGTGGTCTTCGGCGTCTTCCACTCCAACGGCAAGGACAACGGCACCCTTGCCGGTAAGGAACGCGTCATCGGCAAGAGCTACTAA
- a CDS encoding bile acid:sodium symporter family protein, with the protein MLTSWLKRYQIDGFLLVLIGTVVLASVLPARGVGDTIFRHLTTAAIALLFFMHGAKLSRKALLGGIGHWRLHVTILYSTFVLFPLLGMAAKGLVPTAIPQDIYLGFLYLCALPATVQSAIAFTSIARGNIPAAVCAASASSILGVFVSPILVGLLMETQGDGGSMDTLGAIRSICLQLMLPFVVGHLCRPLIKDFIHKYKKYINVTDRTSIVLVVYTAFSEAVVGGIWKQIDLYGIGVIVVVSCVLLAIVLTINVYAARWLGFSKEDEITIVFCGSKKSLANGVPMANVLFPATTVGLMVLPLMIFHQIQLMVCAVMAARYAKSPNRPPEPLTELKPE; encoded by the coding sequence ATGCTCACTTCCTGGCTAAAGCGTTACCAAATCGACGGCTTCCTGCTGGTACTGATCGGCACGGTGGTGCTGGCCAGCGTCTTGCCCGCCCGGGGCGTGGGCGACACGATTTTCCGGCACCTGACCACGGCGGCCATTGCCCTGCTTTTTTTCATGCACGGGGCCAAGCTCTCCCGCAAGGCGCTGCTGGGCGGCATCGGGCACTGGCGGCTGCATGTCACCATCCTGTACTCGACTTTCGTGCTCTTTCCGCTGCTGGGAATGGCCGCCAAGGGACTGGTGCCGACCGCAATCCCGCAGGACATTTACCTCGGTTTCCTTTACCTGTGCGCCCTGCCCGCCACCGTCCAGTCGGCCATCGCCTTTACCTCCATCGCGCGCGGGAACATCCCGGCGGCGGTTTGCGCCGCCTCGGCCTCCAGCATCCTGGGGGTGTTTGTCTCGCCCATCCTCGTCGGCCTGCTGATGGAGACGCAGGGCGACGGCGGCTCGATGGACACCCTCGGGGCAATCCGCTCGATCTGCCTCCAACTCATGCTGCCCTTCGTGGTCGGGCACCTGTGCCGACCGTTGATCAAGGACTTTATCCACAAGTACAAAAAGTACATCAACGTGACTGACCGCACCTCCATCGTGCTGGTCGTCTATACGGCCTTCAGCGAAGCCGTCGTCGGGGGTATCTGGAAGCAGATCGACCTCTACGGCATCGGGGTGATCGTGGTCGTCTCCTGCGTGTTGCTGGCCATCGTGCTGACGATCAACGTCTATGCAGCCCGCTGGCTCGGGTTCTCTAAAGAGGACGAAATCACCATCGTCTTCTGCGGCTCCAAAAAGAGCCTGGCTAACGGCGTGCCTATGGCCAACGTGCTCTTCCCCGCCACCACGGTGGGGCTGATGGTCCTGCCGCTGATGATCTTCCACCAGATCCAGCTCATGGTCTGCGCCGTCATGGCGGCCCGCTACGCCAAGTCCCCCAACCGCCCGCCCGAACCACTGACCGAGCTGAAGCCGGAATAA
- a CDS encoding APC family permease: MASSELKRELGVAGAVLIGLGSILGTGVFVVIALGVEMTGLYVLAAILVAALVATCNGLNSAQLAANYPVAGGTYEYGYRLLTPALGFTAGWMFLLAKSASAATAALAIARRFADVPWQIPVALGVIVLMTAVILGGLRRTSLVNLVIVSLTLLALLAFVLGGVRMAAPGTTPAGGDVFSFFEVCALIFVGYTGYGRIATMGGEIRDPRKNIPLAMFLTLGASALLYLGVAWAQLRGAPYPALWRVGEVTALLGVLLNLVLGLSRILYAMGLRGDMPGRFGRVGAAGQPAAAVVGVAVLICMLVGLGDIKLAWSFSTFTVLVYYSICNLAALRLRPEQTLYPRLIGYAGLASCVFLAFWVDWRAWSSGLVLIGLGLLWHRWRRVSATS; encoded by the coding sequence ATGGCAAGCAGTGAGTTGAAACGCGAACTGGGCGTGGCCGGGGCCGTTCTGATCGGTCTGGGGTCGATCCTCGGGACAGGGGTTTTTGTCGTTATTGCCCTGGGAGTGGAAATGACCGGCCTCTACGTTCTCGCGGCCATCCTCGTGGCCGCCCTCGTGGCAACCTGTAACGGACTCAACAGCGCCCAGCTCGCCGCGAACTACCCGGTGGCTGGCGGCACCTACGAGTACGGCTACCGCCTGCTCACGCCCGCGCTCGGATTTACGGCCGGGTGGATGTTTCTGCTGGCCAAGAGCGCCTCGGCGGCGACTGCCGCGCTGGCGATTGCCCGGCGTTTCGCCGACGTGCCCTGGCAAATCCCCGTGGCGCTGGGGGTGATTGTGCTTATGACGGCTGTCATCCTCGGGGGGCTGCGCCGGACGAGCCTCGTCAACCTCGTGATCGTGTCGCTCACCCTGCTCGCGCTGCTGGCTTTTGTCTTGGGCGGGGTGCGGATGGCGGCGCCCGGGACGACCCCGGCGGGTGGCGATGTTTTTAGCTTTTTCGAAGTCTGTGCTTTGATTTTTGTCGGTTACACCGGCTACGGACGTATTGCCACGATGGGGGGCGAGATCCGCGACCCGCGCAAAAACATCCCGTTGGCAATGTTTCTCACGCTTGGGGCCTCGGCGTTGCTCTACCTCGGGGTGGCCTGGGCGCAGCTTCGGGGTGCGCCCTATCCGGCTCTGTGGCGGGTGGGCGAGGTGACGGCCCTGCTGGGTGTGCTGCTGAACCTCGTGCTCGGGCTCTCGCGGATTCTCTACGCCATGGGCCTGCGGGGCGATATGCCGGGGCGGTTCGGACGAGTCGGAGCCGCCGGGCAGCCTGCCGCTGCGGTGGTAGGCGTGGCGGTGCTGATCTGTATGTTGGTCGGCCTGGGCGACATCAAGCTGGCCTGGTCCTTCAGCACGTTCACGGTGCTGGTGTACTACTCGATCTGTAACCTGGCCGCTCTCCGGCTCAGGCCGGAGCAAACGCTTTACCCGCGCCTGATTGGTTATGCGGGACTGGCCAGTTGTGTGTTTCTGGCCTTCTGGGTGGATTGGCGCGCCTGGAGTTCGGGGCTCGTGCTGATCGGTTTGGGACTGCTCTGGCATCGCTGGCGGCGGGTGTCGGCAACCAGCTAG
- a CDS encoding IPT/TIG domain-containing protein, producing MSKAKFFFLPLLGLAALLAGCGPSITNLTSNPVPQNPSGIYEISMSVDNMDNSLVKGSFKPYVVIDGEARPMQQSDIGKDIYKYNFAMPEGRNAARYYFILDYQTDFKGDLKDKQAQSGKVYTLALTNRYVITLEAYRGPVGSSIPVVGRGFSKSDKVVIGGFEAETTYYSPTSLSFVVPPLPAGDTYRVEISTGSGLLSVGNFQVDPAKLSVSHSSLSLSSGQREVLVVKIDFAAPQGGLPIDVTTDIPQSVVMPEVAIPAGAMSVSVPIEGGMPGSGSLFVSAPGFSEVRIPVNVVGVYIQERSVDVIQPSGDQVIVEEAEVIQID from the coding sequence ATGAGCAAGGCAAAGTTTTTTTTCCTCCCGTTGCTTGGGCTGGCGGCGCTCCTCGCCGGCTGCGGCCCGTCCATCACGAATCTGACCAGCAACCCGGTCCCGCAGAACCCCTCGGGGATCTATGAGATCAGCATGTCCGTGGACAATATGGACAACTCGCTGGTCAAGGGCAGCTTCAAGCCCTATGTCGTCATTGATGGCGAAGCCCGCCCGATGCAGCAGAGCGACATCGGCAAGGACATTTACAAATACAACTTCGCCATGCCCGAGGGCCGCAACGCTGCCCGCTACTACTTCATCCTGGACTACCAGACCGACTTCAAGGGCGACCTCAAGGACAAGCAGGCCCAGAGCGGCAAGGTGTACACCCTCGCCCTGACCAACCGCTACGTCATCACCCTGGAGGCCTATCGCGGGCCGGTCGGCTCAAGCATCCCGGTCGTCGGCCGCGGCTTCAGCAAGTCCGACAAGGTCGTGATCGGGGGCTTTGAAGCCGAAACCACCTACTACTCGCCGACTTCGCTCAGTTTCGTGGTGCCGCCGCTTCCGGCGGGTGACACCTACCGCGTGGAGATCTCCACCGGTTCGGGGCTGCTCTCTGTGGGCAACTTCCAGGTGGACCCGGCCAAGCTGAGCGTCAGCCATAGCAGCCTTTCGCTCTCCTCCGGGCAGCGTGAAGTGCTCGTGGTCAAGATCGACTTCGCGGCCCCGCAGGGCGGCCTGCCCATTGATGTGACGACCGACATCCCGCAGAGCGTGGTTATGCCCGAGGTGGCGATCCCCGCCGGTGCCATGTCCGTGAGTGTCCCGATCGAGGGCGGAATGCCCGGTTCTGGCAGCCTTTTCGTTTCTGCTCCCGGTTTTTCCGAGGTCCGTATCCCGGTCAACGTGGTGGGGGTCTACATTCAGGAGCGCAGCGTGGATGTGATCCAGCCCTCGGGTGATCAGGTCATCGTCGAAGAGGCCGAAGTTATCCAGATCGACTGA
- a CDS encoding DUF6653 family protein, producing the protein MKTDFARACEKLMGMDERTWERHANPWSVYSRFTVMPLLTLAIVSRVWIGGWAWLATAVVLLWIWLNPRLFPACSRKSGWAVEVTRGERLYLARQRQPIPPHHAQAARLLQMLSVAGLPIWVYGLYTLNTWALVLGNVCIIAFKAWFADRMVWLHRDMQMGG; encoded by the coding sequence ATGAAAACCGACTTTGCACGCGCCTGCGAAAAACTAATGGGCATGGACGAGCGCACATGGGAACGCCACGCCAACCCGTGGAGCGTGTACTCGCGCTTCACGGTGATGCCCCTGCTCACGTTGGCAATCGTATCGCGAGTCTGGATCGGGGGCTGGGCCTGGTTGGCCACGGCGGTGGTCCTCCTGTGGATCTGGCTGAATCCACGCCTTTTCCCCGCCTGCAGCCGTAAGAGCGGCTGGGCGGTCGAGGTGACACGGGGTGAGCGCCTTTATCTGGCGCGACAACGGCAGCCCATCCCACCCCATCACGCGCAGGCGGCCCGGTTGCTCCAGATGCTTTCGGTCGCGGGCCTGCCCATTTGGGTTTACGGCCTGTACACGCTAAACACATGGGCGCTCGTGCTCGGGAATGTCTGCATCATCGCATTCAAGGCATGGTTTGCGGACCGCATGGTCTGGCTCCACCGCGACATGCAGATGGGCGGGTAA
- a CDS encoding NCS2 family permease yields the protein MLERVFHLNHNGTNVRRELIAGLTTFAAMAYILALNPAILVSGGATGMELKGLITVTALAAAAGCFLMAAMTNYPIAQAPGMGINSYFASIIVVHMGIPWEGALAMVFWNGVLFFALSITGLRTRIVHALPRPIHIGIQSGIGFFIAFIGLKNSGLVVGSPITLVAEGDLLSPGPLVALAGLALIVVLTRFRVAGSIILVVLLLTVAGLFIPTGESTLTAQPTGLFSMPAGIGQTFLALDWLYPFRHFEAALPVIFTLLLLDLFDSIGTLVGLARQSGLMDKDGHMPKLGRALSADAAATVIGALLGTSTTTAYLESATGMQAGGRTGLTAVVTGLCFLVALFFTPVISIIPTAATAPALIFVGLLMARCLSDLDHDNMLETAPAVFTALLIPLCYSITGGIALGLLLYCAAMILSGRGRKLSWLTYALAGVFILFFVLGQKA from the coding sequence ATGCTGGAGCGAGTCTTCCACCTGAACCACAACGGCACAAACGTCCGGCGAGAGCTGATCGCGGGCCTGACCACTTTCGCCGCGATGGCCTACATCCTCGCGCTCAACCCCGCCATTCTGGTCAGTGGCGGAGCGACCGGCATGGAGCTCAAAGGGCTGATAACCGTCACCGCGCTGGCCGCCGCCGCCGGTTGCTTCCTCATGGCGGCCATGACCAACTACCCCATCGCACAGGCTCCCGGCATGGGGATCAACAGCTATTTCGCCTCCATCATCGTCGTCCACATGGGCATCCCCTGGGAGGGAGCACTGGCCATGGTTTTCTGGAACGGCGTGCTCTTCTTCGCGCTCTCCATCACCGGCCTGCGCACGCGGATCGTCCACGCCCTGCCCCGCCCCATTCACATCGGTATCCAGAGCGGAATCGGTTTTTTCATCGCCTTTATCGGCTTAAAGAACTCCGGACTGGTGGTGGGCTCGCCCATCACACTGGTGGCCGAGGGCGACCTGCTCTCGCCCGGTCCGCTGGTCGCGCTGGCCGGGCTGGCACTCATCGTCGTGCTGACCCGCTTCCGCGTTGCCGGGTCCATCATCCTCGTCGTCCTCCTGCTCACCGTGGCCGGGTTGTTCATCCCCACCGGGGAAAGCACGCTAACGGCCCAACCCACGGGCCTGTTTTCCATGCCTGCAGGCATCGGCCAGACCTTCCTCGCACTGGACTGGCTCTATCCTTTCCGCCACTTCGAGGCGGCGCTGCCGGTCATCTTCACGCTGTTGCTGCTGGACCTGTTCGACTCGATCGGAACCCTCGTCGGGCTGGCCCGGCAATCCGGCCTGATGGACAAAGACGGTCACATGCCCAAGCTCGGGCGCGCCCTCAGCGCGGACGCCGCCGCCACGGTGATCGGCGCGCTGCTGGGGACCTCCACCACCACGGCCTACCTGGAGTCGGCCACCGGCATGCAGGCCGGAGGGCGCACCGGGCTGACCGCTGTCGTGACCGGACTATGCTTTTTGGTAGCGTTGTTTTTCACGCCTGTCATCAGCATCATCCCAACGGCGGCGACCGCCCCGGCCCTGATCTTTGTCGGGCTGCTCATGGCCCGTTGCTTGAGCGACCTCGACCACGACAACATGCTCGAAACCGCCCCGGCGGTCTTCACCGCGCTGCTGATTCCCCTGTGCTACAGCATCACCGGCGGGATCGCCCTCGGGCTGCTCCTGTACTGCGCAGCCATGATCCTGAGCGGACGCGGGCGCAAGCTCTCCTGGCTGACCTACGCGCTGGCGGGCGTGTTTATCCTGTTCTTTGTCCTCGGACAAAAGGCATGA
- a CDS encoding histidine phosphatase family protein, which translates to MAEDTRKQVLVFRHGQTEWSLNGKHTSISDIELTDEGHRGAVALRPLVQQWKFSLVLSSPLKRARETCELAGLGDLMEIDPDLMEWNYGQYEGLTTEEIRRKVPGWGIFTHPVPGGETPGEVAARCDRVINRILDAAGDVAIFAHGHYLRVFAARWLKLAPEQGQHFVLDTSSLNRLGYEHETRAILTWNATIGG; encoded by the coding sequence ATGGCCGAGGATACACGCAAACAAGTACTGGTTTTCAGGCACGGACAAACCGAGTGGAGCCTCAATGGCAAACACACCTCGATCAGCGACATCGAGTTGACCGACGAAGGGCATCGGGGCGCTGTCGCCCTGCGCCCGCTGGTGCAGCAGTGGAAGTTCTCGCTCGTGCTCTCCAGCCCGCTCAAGCGCGCCCGCGAGACCTGCGAACTGGCCGGGTTGGGCGACCTGATGGAGATCGACCCCGATCTGATGGAGTGGAACTACGGCCAGTACGAGGGCCTCACCACAGAAGAAATCCGCCGTAAAGTTCCCGGCTGGGGCATTTTCACCCATCCGGTGCCCGGCGGGGAGACCCCCGGCGAAGTCGCCGCCCGCTGCGACCGCGTTATCAACCGCATCCTCGATGCCGCCGGCGACGTGGCCATTTTCGCGCACGGACACTACCTGCGGGTCTTCGCCGCCCGCTGGCTCAAGCTTGCCCCGGAGCAGGGGCAACACTTCGTCCTCGACACCAGCTCGCTCAACCGCCTCGGCTATGAACACGAGACCCGCGCCATCCTTACTTGGAACGCCACCATCGGCGGCTAG
- the hemW gene encoding radical SAM family heme chaperone HemW encodes MSLQAKPSERRPLGLYVHVPFCARACDFCAFYQEAPRRGDIDRYLAGIDREAASALTGQPVETIFWGGGTPGLLPARDLRRLGETLLKHLPEPPREWSVELAPSAVKPDKAAALRELGVNRVSMGVQSFDDELLDKLGRQHHANQIYQAWETLRAAGFDNINLDLMFALPGQSREQWLAALREAIRLGPEHISTYCLTFEEDTALWVKLSQGKIRRDIPQEADFYTLSWETLAEAGYAQYEVSNFARPGHECIHNINTWRMTEWLGLGPSAASQYGGCRYANVADLDKWLAGVDAGQPARVDEVDLTPAILATDTLIFGLRMNAGVDLARLERDWPGLDLSPVRPWARELADEGLALLEGDTLLLTPAGRLLADRVGASALELLEG; translated from the coding sequence GTGAGCCTGCAAGCAAAACCCTCGGAACGCCGCCCCCTCGGCCTGTACGTCCACGTGCCTTTCTGCGCGCGGGCCTGCGACTTCTGCGCCTTTTACCAGGAGGCCCCGCGCCGGGGCGACATCGACCGCTACCTCGCCGGCATCGACCGCGAAGCCGCTTCCGCCCTGACCGGACAACCGGTGGAGACGATCTTCTGGGGCGGTGGAACCCCCGGCCTGCTCCCGGCCCGCGACCTGCGCCGCCTGGGGGAAACACTTCTCAAGCACCTGCCAGAGCCCCCACGCGAATGGTCGGTCGAGCTGGCCCCCTCCGCCGTCAAGCCCGACAAGGCCGCCGCCCTGCGCGAACTCGGGGTCAACCGCGTCTCCATGGGCGTGCAGAGTTTTGACGACGAGTTGCTGGACAAACTGGGCCGCCAACACCACGCCAATCAGATTTACCAGGCCTGGGAAACGCTCCGCGCCGCCGGGTTCGATAATATCAACCTCGACCTGATGTTCGCCCTGCCCGGCCAGAGCCGCGAGCAGTGGCTGGCCGCCCTGCGCGAAGCCATCCGCCTCGGCCCCGAGCACATCTCGACCTATTGCCTCACCTTCGAGGAGGACACCGCGCTGTGGGTCAAGCTCAGCCAGGGAAAAATCCGCCGCGACATCCCCCAGGAGGCGGATTTCTACACCCTGAGCTGGGAAACGCTGGCCGAAGCCGGGTACGCCCAGTACGAGGTTTCCAACTTCGCCCGCCCCGGCCACGAATGTATCCACAATATCAATACGTGGCGAATGACGGAGTGGCTCGGGCTCGGCCCCTCCGCCGCCTCGCAGTACGGAGGCTGCCGCTACGCCAACGTGGCCGACCTCGACAAATGGCTGGCGGGCGTGGACGCCGGTCAGCCCGCCCGGGTGGACGAAGTGGATCTGACCCCGGCCATCCTTGCCACCGACACGCTCATCTTCGGCCTGCGCATGAACGCCGGGGTGGACCTCGCCCGGCTCGAACGTGACTGGCCCGGCCTTGACCTCTCCCCCGTCCGCCCCTGGGCTCGCGAACTGGCCGACGAGGGCCTGGCACTGCTTGAAGGCGACACCCTGCTCCTCACCCCCGCAGGCCGCCTTCTGGCCGACCGCGTCGGGGCCTCGGCACTCGAACTGCTGGAAGGTTAG
- a CDS encoding VOC family protein: protein MKVIAVDFVCYEVSDVARSVEFYRDVVGLTPGMVEMGEEFQWAEFEIGSVTLSLYPPKLLENRDPKPGGMVYLAVDDVPAAVEELKAKGVSILYGPMETPVCFMAGFLDPDGNQVGLHQRKDGTAG, encoded by the coding sequence ATGAAAGTCATCGCCGTCGATTTTGTCTGTTACGAGGTTTCCGATGTGGCCCGTAGCGTTGAGTTTTATCGCGATGTGGTCGGTTTGACGCCGGGCATGGTCGAGATGGGGGAGGAGTTTCAATGGGCCGAGTTTGAAATCGGCAGCGTTACGCTCTCGCTCTACCCACCCAAGCTTCTCGAAAACCGCGATCCCAAGCCGGGCGGGATGGTTTACCTGGCGGTGGACGATGTGCCTGCCGCAGTGGAGGAACTCAAGGCCAAGGGGGTGAGCATCCTTTACGGCCCGATGGAGACGCCGGTCTGCTTCATGGCGGGCTTCCTCGACCCCGACGGCAACCAGGTCGGGCTCCACCAGCGCAAGGACGGCACCGCTGGCTGA
- the nspC gene encoding carboxynorspermidine decarboxylase → MRHFTHFDPSRVPSPSYVVDLRALEKNCQLLGEVQRRTGCKILLALKGYAAFSTFDVIRPYLAGITASGLHEALLGQEFFGGEIHAYSPAFKEAEVEHLARFAHSLSFNSLGQWRRMRPLIEAAKNPPSCGLRVNPEYAEVEVEIYNPCAQGSRLGITAAALEGEDLTGLEGLHFHTMCEQNADVLARTLPHFEEKFGHLIPRMKWVNFGGGHHITRADYDVDLLCRLVSDFHDKYGVQVYLEPGEAIALGTGVLVATVVDIVDNAGPVAILDTSATCHMPDTLEMPYRAEIVGAGLPGEHPHTYRLGGPSCLAGDIIGSYSFAEPLQPGQRLVFLDMAHYTMVKNTTFNGVPLPAICTWSPDSDKITVAKTFGYADYRNRLS, encoded by the coding sequence ATGCGCCACTTCACCCATTTCGATCCGTCCCGCGTACCCTCCCCCAGCTACGTGGTGGACCTGCGCGCGCTGGAGAAGAACTGCCAGCTCCTCGGCGAGGTCCAGCGACGCACCGGCTGCAAGATCCTGCTCGCGCTTAAGGGCTACGCCGCCTTTTCCACCTTTGATGTGATCCGCCCGTACCTGGCCGGGATCACCGCCAGCGGGCTGCACGAGGCCCTGCTGGGGCAGGAGTTCTTCGGCGGAGAGATCCACGCCTACTCCCCCGCCTTCAAGGAGGCCGAAGTCGAGCACCTGGCCCGCTTCGCGCACTCGCTTTCGTTCAACTCGCTCGGCCAGTGGCGGCGGATGCGCCCGCTCATCGAGGCGGCGAAAAACCCGCCCAGTTGCGGGCTGCGCGTCAACCCCGAGTACGCCGAGGTCGAAGTGGAGATTTACAACCCCTGCGCGCAGGGGTCGCGGCTGGGGATCACCGCCGCCGCCCTCGAAGGCGAAGACCTCACCGGGCTGGAGGGGCTGCACTTCCACACCATGTGCGAGCAGAACGCCGACGTCCTCGCCCGCACACTTCCGCACTTCGAGGAAAAGTTCGGCCACCTCATTCCCCGGATGAAGTGGGTCAACTTCGGCGGCGGACACCACATCACGCGGGCCGACTACGACGTGGACCTGCTCTGCCGGCTCGTATCAGATTTCCATGACAAGTACGGCGTCCAGGTCTATCTGGAGCCGGGCGAAGCCATCGCGCTGGGCACGGGCGTGCTCGTCGCCACCGTGGTCGACATCGTGGACAACGCCGGGCCGGTCGCCATCCTCGACACCTCCGCCACCTGCCACATGCCCGACACGCTGGAGATGCCCTACCGCGCCGAGATCGTCGGGGCCGGGCTCCCCGGCGAGCATCCGCACACCTACCGCCTCGGTGGCCCCAGTTGCCTGGCCGGGGACATCATTGGCAGCTACTCCTTTGCCGAGCCGCTCCAGCCCGGCCAGCGCCTCGTCTTCCTCGACATGGCGCACTACACGATGGTCAAGAACACGACCTTCAACGGCGTCCCTCTGCCCGCCATCTGCACCTGGTCCCCCGACAGCGACAAGATCACTGTGGCCAAAACCTTCGGCTACGCCGACTACCGCAACCGCCTCTCCTAA
- a CDS encoding calcium/sodium antiporter, with the protein MIAYAEFSTLMLVLLLVVGLAALCFGGDWLARGAASLALLWKINPVVVGLTIVAIATSMPELITALMATRQGSDSLALGNIIGSNLGNIGLILGIAAIIAPVKIQWRLIRQEVPILFVATLLFTLLCLTGYLFNGRLGRIEGAVLLVGAVAYLVFLVIQARKARDDIQKEFEEETGEPVKSIWGCLGFIVLGGFALWLGAELLIGSSVELAVRMHISEALIGLTVVAIGTSLPELAASVAAALRGQSDIVTGNIVGSNIFNMLLVGGGVSTLFPIRIDGQLFLLEYPAMILITVLLWLAFYTGRTVTRREGVCFVLLYVIILTVSGMTQ; encoded by the coding sequence GTGATTGCCTACGCCGAATTCTCCACCCTCATGCTCGTCCTGCTGCTGGTCGTCGGTCTGGCAGCCCTGTGCTTCGGAGGCGACTGGCTCGCCCGTGGCGCGGCCTCGCTGGCCCTGCTGTGGAAGATCAACCCGGTCGTGGTCGGGCTCACCATCGTGGCCATCGCCACCTCCATGCCCGAGCTGATTACCGCCCTGATGGCGACCAGGCAGGGCAGCGACAGCCTCGCCCTGGGCAATATCATCGGGAGCAACCTGGGTAACATCGGTCTGATTCTCGGCATCGCCGCGATCATCGCCCCGGTCAAGATCCAGTGGCGGCTGATCCGGCAGGAAGTACCCATCCTCTTTGTCGCCACCCTGCTGTTTACCCTGCTATGCCTGACCGGTTATTTGTTCAACGGACGGCTGGGACGGATCGAAGGGGCGGTGTTGCTGGTCGGTGCGGTCGCCTATCTCGTCTTTCTGGTCATTCAAGCCCGGAAGGCCCGCGACGACATCCAGAAGGAGTTTGAGGAGGAAACCGGCGAACCGGTCAAGAGCATCTGGGGCTGCCTGGGCTTCATCGTGCTGGGCGGGTTCGCCCTGTGGCTCGGGGCGGAACTGCTGATCGGCAGCAGTGTGGAGCTGGCTGTGCGCATGCACATCAGCGAGGCCCTCATTGGCCTGACCGTGGTGGCCATCGGCACCAGCCTGCCCGAACTGGCGGCCTCCGTCGCCGCTGCCCTTCGCGGCCAGAGCGACATCGTGACCGGAAACATCGTCGGCTCGAATATTTTCAACATGCTCCTGGTCGGTGGCGGCGTTTCCACCCTCTTCCCGATTCGGATTGACGGGCAGCTCTTCCTGCTCGAATACCCGGCCATGATCCTCATCACCGTGCTGCTGTGGCTGGCGTTCTACACCGGACGCACCGTCACCCGCCGCGAGGGCGTGTGCTTCGTGCTGCTCTACGTCATCATCCTGACCGTCTCGGGCATGACCCAGTAA